Part of the Hypomesus transpacificus isolate Combined female unplaced genomic scaffold, fHypTra1 scaffold_107, whole genome shotgun sequence genome, CAGCCACCACTCTGCTTTCACTTCTATCGAATGCTAAATGAGTCTGGACTTCAAACAGGCTGGACAACCAATCAACTTTGAGGTGAGGATTACCTGCGTTGCCTACTTGTCAGcgatccacaccccctccccggtttcatccccctctcctcctttcaagAGCGGGACACTCACCAAATTGCTTGAGAACTTAGCCCTTCCCCAGTTATCCCCGAGCAGACCATTCCCCTCAGAGGTGCGAGAGTGGAGACGGGAGTgatggtgtgtggagggggggggtggggggtggggtggtgggccACTTTCGTTGGGAGATGTGCCTCGTTTCGTTTCCCTGCGCGAGACCTCACCAGGTCTTCTTCGTCTTCCCCCTGCGGCAGCTTGAGCTCCTGCCTTCGTCCGTTTCCTGCCCTCATCCACGTCCCCCGTGTTCCAGCGGTGGTCGCTTGCTCCCCGCTCGTCCTCGCTCTTCCTGCCCGTCTGTTTTCGTTCTCTGacgcctcttctctctctctcgctcgtgaTTGGTCGATTTCTCTCTCCTGTTGCTTTCACACGGTGGTGCTTCAGTTGTAGCAGAGGAAAACAGGTAtccattttttgtttttatcattACCCAGATTAAAATGCTGACGAACTAAGCTCTGCTGAAGCCTAGCTCCCCTCTTCCAACAACCTACGGGAAAAGAACAAACAAGATGTTTACGATACAGTTCGCCAACGCAAAGTCTTCCGGCCAGAAAGATGAAAACAAAAACCAGTGCGCTTACACTCTAGTACTGTGACAGTCCAGTCACCCCACCATGTTGGTATGCACGCTCGCCCTGGTAAGTAGAgtcttgggacaaagccacgTCAATCTGGGATTTGAATTCATCGCCTAAGTAGCTGTCCTGTAAAATAAGAAATTAAAATAACATTAAGTCTATGATAAGACACAAGTGCTATAGTATCTCACCACTGACCCCTGCCGAAAAATATCATCCATACAATCATCATCTCTCCTTGGTAATGTTTCAGACACTTTAATCCCAAACAACCACATTGGCCAAGGccttacattcagtcatttagcagacgctcttatccagagagacttacagtaagtacagggacattcccccgaggcaagtagggtgaagtgccttgcccaaggacacaacgtcattttgcatagccgggaatcgaaccagcaaccttctgattactagccccaattccctaaccgctcagcctccCGACTTGCTAGCAGTGAGGTGAAAGCGTGTGCGGTGTGGTTACCTGGGACAGCTCAGGCTGGGAGAGGCCGGGCTGGCTCATCTGCGAGGGCTGGCTCATGGATATGTAGCCCTGTGTGAGGGGCCCCTGGGAGAAGGGCTGGGAAGACCCATCCTGGCTGGCCTGGCTGTTGGGCCCGTTGCCCTGCCCGGTGCCATGGTTACCCATGCCACGGTTCCTCTGGCGCCCGCCACGTCCGACCTTGCCCTTCAGAGCCCCGCGACCTGGAAAATACAGGGAAGACCAAATCAGAGTGTCAGGTAGAAACACTCGCCTTGTAGAACGATCTGCTGAGTTATGTTGGAATTGAAAGCAACAACAACTTTTCCTGGAAAACCGTTTTCCCTCACCTGCTGCAGGACCATTGGTCTGGCCCAAATATCCTGGTGGAGGCATGGGGGGCATGACCAAGTTGAAGGGGATAGGGAGGTTCATAGCTCCCATGTGCCCTGGCCCAGCTCCGATCATGCCTATCTGGTCATGGGTCTGGAAGTACATGTTGGATGGACCCCGCGCTGGAAAAGCAAACGCCACAGGATCgtattacacacacacgacacctgACGTCTCAGTTGGGTTAGTTAAATCACCTCAGAGTGAAGATTGACTAATTGTCACAAGCGTTTGTAAACCTTTGTCCAAACATATTTGACaaaaagggggggaaaaaacggtTCCAAATTGTGAAAGTGAAAGACTGAACAGAGAGGCGACTGGGCTGACCTGCGCTGCTGCGGTCGTAGGCCGACCCTGGGATGAGGGCCTCGCGGGCGTCGTACATGGCAGTGCTCATGAAACGCCCTCCCTGGGGAGCAACACATATCTGCTAGCCACACATATGTCACACTCGTCATTATTACATTGCTGTAGGAATATatcaagggggtggggggggttataCATACAGGGTTGATGGTGTTGACCAGCTTGCGGGGCTTGCTGAACTGCATGAGGCTCTCCCTCAGGTTGTTGAGGGGTCCTTCCACCAGCACCTTCTGCTCCTTGTAGTAGTTCAGCAGGTGGTTCCACAGGGGCTGCTTGGACAGGGCCTTGGGGTTCCCCACGATGATCACACCATACCtggatacaacacacacacagtcaacaaacCAGTCGATAAGGCAACATATCGGGGGATAGGGATGGTGTTTTTCTCAAATtcgtttttctgggagtttttccttgtctttcttgagggtttaggttggctaAGGTGgagttctatgggtgtatgtgaagccctctgagacaatgtttgtaaaaagagatatacaaatacatttgatttgtttaTGGAAATTCACTACAATGTCTAGCAAATCCTCTAGTTTTAGTCTGCATGAAAGTACTTTGTTCTCATGGTTTATTCACTACAATCACAAGCCTCTTTAATGACAGAACTCATACAGATTGTGAATAACCAGGAAAAGCTCCATGTGGTTACCTTGCTCGAGTGAGAGCCACGTTCAGTCGGCGCGGATCGTTGAGGAAACCGATTCCCTGGTGTTCATTGGCTCGGACACAAGACAGGATGATGaaatctttctctctgccttggAAGGCATCAACGCTGGCAATCTCAACCTCCTGTAATAgagaacacaacacagacattaCGATTGTTGCACCGTGCCTGGTTGCTGAGATTACTTTGCACTGTGCCTCGGTAAATAAACAACTCTTCCTCTGACCATCGAAATACTCTTAGTTCTATGCACTTTTAACCCTTCATTTTCTCCTCcacatgtcactttggataaaagcttcacctgaataaataaaaagtcATTTAAATAGGTGGTTGACACATCGATACTGTTTATCATATCACCACTGACCTCTGATTCAAACGGATCTTAATAactttcacaacacacacacacacagttaaagcTGTACCTGGTAGAGTTTGGTGTGGAGAGAGCCGCTGAACTGCATGTACTGGACCAGGTAGGACCGCTGCCCCTCGTACGGGGTGATGATGCCTATCTGGTCGGGCTTGGCTCCCGCCTTCAGCAGCCTGGTGGTGATCTTCTCCACATTGGCTGCCTCAGTCCTGCACGGTGAGGGCAAAATTCCCCATGAGTTAAATCAATAATATATTAATTCAATGTTGTGTTttgtagaagaaaaaaacaacagaacGATCGACGTGCCTGTTCAGGTAAGAAGTTCCAGAGCTGGCAATTTCCTCCTGGCCTTGGGTCACATAGAAGTACATGGGCTTGTCTGGTTGCGGCCACTGGAAGTCAAAACCTTTCTTGATACGGTCCGCTGCAGAGGAGAAACAGTGGAAGTTTAGGTATTGACTTCCTCTATCCTGGACAAGAACCACTgcttgtaaaaataaaaatccaATACAGGTCTGGTACAAAGAAAACAACATGGTGACAAATGAAATGCCTTTTAAACTACACATATCCGTTTCAGCTGAAACAAGTTTGTTTGGTTTTGCTGAGCATCCTTTACATTATAATTTATAACAAACGTATAATAATACGTTTGTAGAGGACCTAGACATTTAATAGATGCTATGCTCAACGTTTCAAAGCAAACTCCCTGAACGTGGATTCAACTCCATCGTAGCCTCAGCTAAATAGATTTTCTAAAAAGGAGTGGGACCTTCCCCATTGCTCACCAGCAGTGACTCCGTTCTGCAGGGAGCCCTCGTAGAAGATGTTGGAGGGGAACGCGCTGAGCGCCGGGTGCATGCGGTACTGCACCTGCAGACGGATGGGCCTGATGCCCAGAACCACCAGACGCTCAAACAGGGACTGGGACAGGCCTGCTTTGGCCGCCTTCTTACACATGACCACCGGGCCCAGCTGGCAGTGGTCTCCCACAAGAATGAGCTAAGgacgggaggggggagagatttaAATTCAACTGTTTTGGTAAGAATGAAAACTACTTCAACAACTACGCAGAGAAGGTTCTCTGGCGTCCATCACAGACTTTCTGACACAGAGAAAATGTTTTGTGGCTTGTGTCTAGAGCAGGCGCGCATCAGTGTTGTGGTGTACCTGTTTGGCCCCCAGCACCACAGGGACCATGCACTCGGGCTCCGTGGCCTGTGTGCTCTCGTCGATCAGGATGGAGCGGAACTGCATCTTGGCCAGGCGGGGGTCCCCGGCGCCCACACAGGTGCAGCAGATCACATCAGCATTCTGTGGAGACAGGAAGGATGGTGGAGTGAGGGGGGGTTAGAACCTTGTGGTGAGTAAAAAAACCTGGACACAGCACACCTCCAGTGAAAACGTTTTGTATTTCCTATCCACCCATGTGTAcagcatgtttttctttttctaagaTATGTACATTTTCCATTTTTCATTCTTTATTGGACAGTTTGTAAGGCCAGTGTAACAggaaaaggcagggagagagaggggaagacatacAGCAAAGGGCCAAGGACAGATTCAAACCAGGCCCCCTACGGTTAGTCCTCAGCCTACACCGTACCCCTACTTCCAGTCTTTTAAACCACTTATAACCTTTactaaaaaaaactaacaacaaccacagctacaCAGGACGACACAGATGGTTACAAAGATCACTGCCAACTGGCAACGTGGGGGGAAGAGACAATGACTAATCCGTCCTCACCATGAGCAGCTCCCGCTCCGCAGTGCGCTTCAGGGCCCGGTAGCGCTTCTCGTCTGCGGATGACAGCTCTCCGGTCTCATCCTTCAGCTGCTGGAGCTTCTGCAGCTCTGGCATACTGCGGTGGGCAGCAGGCACAAAGCACGGTGGGTTTAGTACACATAATCACATTTGAGAAAAAAAGTTCAATCAGGTTGTGCAAATGACGAtggccttttttttctctttctagtCTACAGTTAAtatgcagagacagagatattGGAAATGTGGGTGAGTCAAACACTTGACTCAATTACCTCAATAAAAGCTTCCCGCTTAAGACTCAAATGGAAAGATAAAGACAACTAACTGCCGTAATAAGGCCTGCGTTTCGCACCTGTCCATGTTGCTGATCTGGTTGTGGAGGGCCAGGAAGGAGACGGGTGAGTCGATGGCCTCCCTGCTCTTGGCACAGAGCCGCACCACCTTCAGGCCCGTCTGGTGGATCTTCTCAGTCAGCTGGTCCACGGCGATGTTGCTGGGAGCGCACACCAGCACCGGCCTGCACCACAGCACCCAATCAAATGGCATTCATTTGTACGGCGCTTTTCTTTTCTATGTCTTTCTATCTTAGCAATGCCGCAGAAGGTTAAACCAACtcaaaccctcaaggaagacaaggataaactcccaggaaaacccattaaaatggaaaaaaacaaacaaactaatcAGAGTGTTATGACTTCATTACATAGtattgaaaacaacaaatcTGTCTCCCCAACTTCTTTATTAAGAAAAGTATAAATAATCAGCTGCATCCTCGGCTATAAAAAATTAATAAGGCAGGCATACATTACGAGAAGAACAACAAACTAATAAATCATGATAGCCTGTCAAGAAGGTGCTTATTGGATTACTGGTCTTAGGTCTTACCCGTTGCCCTGCCTGGCGAGGTGGTACACTATGGTGGCAGAGGTGACAGTCTTCCCTGTGCCCGGGGGCCCCTGGATGAGGCTCAAGGGCCTCTGCAGCACAGTCTTCACTGCATACACCTGTAACAAAACACATGTCAACCTAAGCTCTAGCCACGGCACGTAGGAAAACAACCAGATAGCAGTCAAACCTCACACCAAGCCCATCTTTAGCCACTGAAAAAGACAAATTTCTTGctatttttttgtgatttgtcaCCGTTCTCATGTATTAAAAATGGAGGTGTTAAGCGCCAACGTAGTGTTCAGTGGGACTGACCTGGGAGTGGTTGAGGTCAGGCAGACCTTGGGCAGTGAAGCGCTTGGGCAGCTGACACTTGATGATGACGTCCTCCACCTCGTGGCCCAGCAGCTTGTGGTAGATGTAGCCTGAGACGGATGTCTCGTCCACGGCAAACGTCTTCAGGGCGCTCTGCATCCTGGAAGAACGCAGAAGACAATTCCACCGTTTGGGAGACTCTTTCAAAAGCAAACGATCGATTTAAGCCAATATTTACTCGTTATGTTTTCTCAGGGGATTAAGTTCAGAGCGCATTTGCATACCTGTCAAAGGAAGTGGACTTCCAGACGAAATCCACCTGGAAATTATGGGGTATCTCCACCGGGGCTCCGACGCTGCTGCGCAACTCAATAGCAATCTCATCTCCATAGTCTTTCACAAAGGGTGCTAAGGAAATCAGTACAGCAAAATAGCCTTTCCTCTTTGTGGAATTAGAGTAGAAACAGCACAGTGTGGCTAATAGTAGTGAAGGCAGAAAAAGGAGCAAAGTTTCTGGAAGGTGTCCCTTTATCAGTGTGTTATAACCTGTAATGAAAACTGGTGGACTGAATGTTTTGGCTACGTCCAAGTTAAGGGGCCTAGAACCTTCTCATCTTCCTAGTTAAATATGGAATTCTGGCCATTTTAATTAGCAAGTTCTCACTTTAGGATTTAAGAGGTGGCCTTCATCCCCACCCGGCATGTTCGTCACCATCAAAATGTGCATGTTTCTGTGGCGTGTATTTCAACTGGACAACATAAAGGACCCCCATGAGGCTACTCTCAAACAGTGTTATAAACTACAACCCTGACTTGGCACCGGGTGTGTGGGCGAGATGGTCCCTTCTCCCTAAACCGTGCCCACACTGAGAGGGTGGCAcaagaaaaaggaaaagagaagTGGAAACATGCAAGCACAAATCATAGTGAAGAGCCGAGCTCTTCAAAATGAGTCCTTGCAGAAAGAAAAAGGATACTGTCAGGGACTTTGATCACGTGGCCGATGCCTTTCCACAGTGGGGCCAGGTCTCCTTTGTAGCGCAGACAAATCTCATCTCCCTGCATCAGGCGCATATCTGGAGGGGACAAACCCACCGCGAGCAAAGACAAGTTAGGAAACCCTCCGCTCCAGCGCCAAATTAGAGAAAGCGATAACAGAAAAAGGAATAAGGGTTTGGAATGAGGTGATAATATACAATACCGGTATGTGACAACAccaccacaaacaaacactaacacaccacCAGGGGATGCAGGTATGGGATGCGTGCGATGTTGGGGTTCTATGTCAAGACCAGTGGTACCAGTGGTTCTAAGTCAGAACCACTGGTACACAGATAGTAAGCTGAAAGAATTACCACCTGAGTCCGTCTTGGGCAGTGTGAAATAAGCAATCCGCTTTTTATTCAGTCCCAGGTCCCACCTGACTGTTATATTGTCTTGGGTCTGTGGATCAGAACAAAGGGAAAGAAAATAGGACGAATTAGTCAGACTGCAGTAAGCTAATAACACAAGGCAAAACAACCCCTGCTGTGTTCAAACAGATTCAATTTCATGAAACATGCACTGTCCCTTGAACGATGTGCTTAATTTGGATTAATTGCATAGTATTCcactttttaaaataaaatctgCTTGctataaaaaatttaaaaagcCAACAAAAGGCCCCCATGAACTCCCAGATCCTCCACTAAACTGAAACGGGATCAAAAGTAAACAACTTCCAAACCGAAAAGAGTGCATCTGAAGGCAACGTACCTGGGACTCTTTAAGCTTTTTGTCGTAGTCGGCCTCCAGTTTGACGAGGGGCCCGAAGATGTTCTGGTACTGGTAGGCGTCCTCGTAGCGCAGCAACACGTGCTGGGGCTCCTCGTCCACCCCGGGCttctccaggtcctccagggtGGCTGTGGGGTTGTCCTGAGGGAGACGCAGGGTTTAGATGGCTGAGTGTCTgacgcctttatccaaagcgatgtaaAGTGtggggattcgaacctatgacctctCGATCTGAACACAAATGCTCTACCGCTGACCTTTAAAATCACACAGCGTGCCTCATCTATTTTGGGGTTCTGAAGCCTACCTTCCAGAGCTCTTCCAGCTTGTTGATCTGCTGGGCAGTGATCTGGCGAGCCCTCAGCTGTTCCTGCTCAGAGGGGATCTTTACCAGCCAGGATAGGAAGCACCGGTCCTGGATGAGTGGCTGCCACTGGGAGCTGTCCCAGTTGATGTCCTTCAGACTGCTCTGGCTGGCACATGGCTGCCTGTTGTGGGGGACAAGGATGATCAGAGAAAAAAGGGAATTAGTAAGAGGGGTGTCCCATGGGAGATAACAACTTGATAGGACTAATTAATTATGTAGTAAAcactaaaaacaaaaacagtggCACATTTTTCCCTTCATCTACCCACAtatgcattattattattatcggGGTTttccgcagcacttttcagttaaggcggccgcctaagcaacacacgcctgccgcctcaACTACGTCGTAAAATATTTCAATGAAataaaaactttttttatttaaaaaaaaaaaaagcgatATCCACTGTGTtcctctgtcctgttttctccctttcattccgaaccgtgaccaacgccagtctcccttctctgcagaacgcattagtctatcgcacaaacaaACCCCGGTCTgacggcaaaccccaccctaccaccttaactgacacattttctgcgggaaaccctaaTTATCATTAATAATTGTGTCACGGCCCACATTTACCTGCACAGCAGCACGACCACAGAGTCCGCCTTGGCTGGGATGAAGCCCAGGAGGAAGACATTGCGACAGCCACAGTTGTAGCACTCCAGCACCGTCTCGCCCAGCGGCCCGTCTTTGTGCAGCGTCACCTCTTTGCACTTCGCCCTCACCAGGTGGTTCACGATGTGGCTGAATCAAAAACATGACCAATCAAACCACCTTTCGCGCGTGACAGGGTGAACGCACGTACGCATGATCACAAGTGGATTTGGGTACGGTACCTGCCAGATGTATTGCCACGTCCATTGCAGAACCATTTCTTGCTCGTGTTGCAGTACACCACACATGCAGGATCATGAATACCACAGTAACTATAATATAATGCAAAATATTAACATTAGTTACATATTATGATCAGTGATAAAACAACCATGAACACCTTTAGCATTTTCCACATTTACCAAAGCATAGCTCAATACAAACATcctttacgtttacatttattgTTAAAACCTATGTAACATCCATGTAACTATGCCAGTTTGTCAAGCACCTCAGCTGGAAAACATATGCCCATAATAATAGTTGGCCTAGCCAAGGGATTAAAAATGGTTTTGCCTTACCTGCACGCGTGCAATGGGAGGTCTTTGGTGTAGTAGGTATCTTCTTCGTCCTCTTCAAAGTTCAGCTCAGCAAGGAGTTGGCTTGCCTTGGCAACAGAGTCATCCACACCTCCATTGTGAAGACCATCATCAGGACCATTCACCTGTGCCGATATAATTACAGGGAAATTGTTTTAGACAGAGCAACAAAGATAAACTATGACTGCACTGTCAAGACATCAAACACTGGATGGGAACAACACTGCTGAAACTCTTAACTCTTACTAACTCGGATTACatttctttaaaaaataaatgaacacTTTACAATGGATCGTAGCCAATGTTGGTTTAAATTGATAGCTCAACATTTAAAATAAGTCAACCTTAAAATTACCCAACTTGCTAATTAAAGTTAGCCATCTCTGTTGTTAGCAACATTGACTGCGGTAcagctagctaatgttagcagACTTACGCTAGCACTTATCATGCTAGCTTGTCGCTACGTGTTGATTTTCTTAAGGCGGGTGGCAAGCAAGCTAGTACTAGCATGGCTAGCTAACGTGTAGCTAACATTAGCTGGCCTCCATACCCGTTTCCCTGTGGCAGGCAAGCTAGCCAGCAACATTATAATTACCTGATTGTCCAACTGGCTTTGGGTTTGTCCTTGAGTTTGCGTCTGACTTGGTAGGGTGAAATCGGTAAATTCGTATTCCGAGCCCTGGGTATCTGCTCCAAGCAGCTCCGCTTCCTCGGTGTCCAGGAAGGTGAGGGTTTGAGAGCTCGGCCCGTACGCCTCCACACTCATTTCGACACAAGTTGCACTGTCTAAACGAAATCCGGAACAATAATAACGATTAACAAGAATCTCAATTAAATGTTTATCAATTCGGATATTTGCATTCGCAGTTCTAAGCTGGATTTAAACCCAAACAAGTTCTGAACCACACGAGAAATTAAAGCGAATATACAGCTCGAGAGCCTCAATTCCAAAAGCAAATTGTGACGAACTTCCTAGCGCCGCACAACATGAGTACGAAGAACACACCGATTGTAATATGACGCATACACAGATTTGTGTGCCTGGTCCCTCCAGTCGTTATGTAGTTGTTTTTCGTCATGCAAATACTGTATCAACCTCATCCGCAATGAAATTTTATTCTGTTTACATAAACAACATATACAATCACTTCAAAAAAATACTAGCAGAACGTGAAGGTAGACATCAAACTAGTAAACCAAGACACTGCCTGAAGATTGATCTGGTTAGCAAGATTTTTTCATATCAAGTAAAACAATTATAAACTCAtaaaaaaagaggaagaaaggccATGTTTATATGAAAACATGGTATAAGGACATCAATAATGCACAAAGGACCATTTAGGTGGTGGTACACATTTTGGCCTGATGTTGTAGCCTCACTTTTATTGAAAAACGGACCTTTTGGTAACTGTGTGGATTTTACAATAACAACATATTTCAACAAGGTCAAGGCACAGGTCAGATGTCAAGTGTAAATTAAAACATACACTGAAGAAACATCATGGGTTAAGGCTTTTATGTCTGTTAGTTGAGAGTAAGGTCAGTTTAAGAGCATGCCATTTCATATATTCAGCAAAACCTGCAAGCTTTCCTTGAATGACATTCCCTGATGACCATGTACAATTTTCCTAACAAAAAACAGAATCTCAATATCTCCTCATTTCATTCAACGGtataaaacaaaacatgaacTGTGAGTAATTTGATCCTGGTAGGCAATTGGAGTTAAGTTTTAAAACAatacagcaacaacaaacacaaacgtATACTACAATGCTCAGAATCGGCAATAAGAATTTGGATGCACACAGTTAATTCCTTATAGGGATATGCAGTTTAGTCAAGCTTTTCTAAACAAATAAGGACAGACTCGATGATTGATGCTGTTATCTACCACTAACTGTAGCATTTCACAGAGGTGCCTTTTCAACACATGAAATGTATCCTTCTTTCCACCTTTGATTATGATTTGACACAAGTAAATAGGTGAAATCATGTACATCTGTTCTCAATCCTGGCATCTCATCACTAATTTTCAGAGATGGGAAAAAGGAATCAATTGAAACTCAAAGACGGGAAACAATAATCTGTGGATTCAAATAATTAACCTTTTCAGACATGTGCTAGTCAAAGAGAGATCAGACCAACAATAACAACTAACAACTAAAACAACTGTAAAACAAGTACATTTTCAAAAACCTTTACAGGAAGTTGTGTCAATCCAGTTGATAAAATAAAATTGAAAGTGCCTCACAGCGTCCAAGTCCCAATTCTTATATTCCAAACGTGATAAAATTAAGTGTTTAGAATTGGTAACTGCAATGGACTGATTCGGTAAAGTGGGCAAATCAAAGCTATTTATTTATAAACCataatacagtatatattttcaAATATAATCTCATAGGTGCAGATGTCTGGGTGTGTTACATCTAGTCAGAATTGGGAAAAAGCATTTGACAATATGACTAAGAACCAACCCGTTCCCTGATATAAATAACCTTATTAAAGGAAGACAACTTCTTATAAAGAAAAACGACTCAGAAGCAAGTCACCAATATAAAACTGCAAGATTTTGCAAAgtacttaaaaaaaagaatataagAACAGCAACTCTAACAATGTTGAGAAGAAACTATGCCAATGGTATATGCAATTTGCAGCTCAAAGATAAAATATTTTATAAAACATCTAGGCCTCAAAGCCTCAAGACAGCACCATTTCATCACTTCAATATACAGTAAAACCTAAACAAATCATCTCTGTGATTCTTACTGTGCTACTTCTTGTGCTACTTGAATGTGGCTCAcaagttcaatatgttcaatgAAATGTGTGACAAAACATCTGAAATACATGGGATTCAATGAGCCATGATAGTTAGAATCAAGACAAAGTGAATTGATAAATGAATAACCAAGTACTGCCCATCTCATTTGACAGTTATCAAACAACCTGGGGGCCaaattcattttcaaatgttacCTCTATAAGAGAATAGAGTATAAGAACATAGGTATTGCAGTAATCCTAAAACTAGATTACAATAAAAGTTACATTAGAGACTACATCAGTAAGTTTGTATATGCATGAGAGTTAATGGATAAATGTGATTGAAGAAGAAGCTGAGCATTAACAGTGGTCAAATAACTAAAGAAACCGCATGTATATTGGGTTTCCTGTAATTCAAGTGAAACATGCTAGTACACAAAGGTAAAAGGGCAGTGTTTCAGAACAATTTCTCAAATCTAGATAAGATGGGATGTAAGTCAAAACTGAGCACTTAACTACACTCAACCCAATTCGCTTGACCCTTCCCAATCATTAGCCGCTGTGTGAAAAACACTGAACAAAACAAAAGTACAGAGTTAAACACTTGTGGAAATTACTGACAAGGATACAATAAAGAAAAACATAGTTTGGCTTCTTGTGGGTAAGTGCAATTAGTCTTGTATGTTAGTGGGGTAGAGGCTTGGCGGGCTTCAGTGGGTCACTTTATGTACATGCTGGCAGTGGATCTTCCCCTCAGCTTGGTCCAGCAGGTCCAGCATTTCTTGAACAATAGCTTGCAGGGCCCGGCCCAGGACTTCCCCACTGTAGGGATTCCCTATAGGGGGGACATGGATGAACGCAGATCGTCCACGGCTCAGGTATAAAGAAGTGTAGTAGGTGAAGTCACAAAGGTATCTGttaaggagagatagagacgaGAAGGCGTTGAGAGATTCTCGAAAATATGACTTTCTGTACTGAACCgtatgtactgtactacagtatactTCCAAATTAAAATACCCTGTtcttatgtatatatatatatatatacataatatatatatatatatatgtttatatgTTTGACAGGTTTGTAATTACTTTAATGATACAATACTATACTCTCATGACCACATCCTAATTATTGTGGCCATTAGCTGTGGTAATCATTAGAAGAACTGACTAGTCACAATATTGTAATAAATGTCACGGCTTTTACATTTTATCACAAGCACAACTAAACAAGTAGATATTTACCTTCCAGCATCTTTGGAGACAGACACGGCCACCCCTAAGCCTGTGGCTGCCACTCTCTTGCAGACAGATTCCATATCAATAACAGAGTCAATGCAATCAGGACCtcccacaacacaacactgtgaATCTGGACAGAAGCTGCTGTTGTCCAAGCCTTTGTAGCCATGGTTACGACCGCTTTTCTCCAGCGTAACTGTCGTTGCCATTGCGGACACTCCGACATGAACAACTAACTGTTTCCAAGGAGAACAA contains:
- the upf1 gene encoding regulator of nonsense transcripts 1 isoform X2 yields the protein MSVEAYGPSSQTLTFLDTEEAELLGADTQGSEYEFTDFTLPSQTQTQGQTQSQLDNQVNGPDDGLHNGGVDDSVAKASQLLAELNFEEDEEDTYYTKDLPLHACSYCGIHDPACVVYCNTSKKWFCNGRGNTSGSHIVNHLVRAKCKEVTLHKDGPLGETVLECYNCGCRNVFLLGFIPAKADSVVVLLCRQPCASQSSLKDINWDSSQWQPLIQDRCFLSWLVKIPSEQEQLRARQITAQQINKLEELWKDNPTATLEDLEKPGVDEEPQHVLLRYEDAYQYQNIFGPLVKLEADYDKKLKESQTQDNITVRWDLGLNKKRIAYFTLPKTDSGDMRLMQGDEICLRYKGDLAPLWKGIGHVIKVPDNYGDEIAIELRSSVGAPVEIPHNFQVDFVWKSTSFDRMQSALKTFAVDETSVSGYIYHKLLGHEVEDVIIKCQLPKRFTAQGLPDLNHSQVYAVKTVLQRPLSLIQGPPGTGKTVTSATIVYHLARQGNGPVLVCAPSNIAVDQLTEKIHQTGLKVVRLCAKSREAIDSPVSFLALHNQISNMDSMPELQKLQQLKDETGELSSADEKRYRALKRTAERELLMNADVICCTCVGAGDPRLAKMQFRSILIDESTQATEPECMVPVVLGAKQLILVGDHCQLGPVVMCKKAAKAGLSQSLFERLVVLGIRPIRLQVQYRMHPALSAFPSNIFYEGSLQNGVTAADRIKKGFDFQWPQPDKPMYFYVTQGQEEIASSGTSYLNRTEAANVEKITTRLLKAGAKPDQIGIITPYEGQRSYLVQYMQFSGSLHTKLYQEVEIASVDAFQGREKDFIILSCVRANEHQGIGFLNDPRRLNVALTRARYGVIIVGNPKALSKQPLWNHLLNYYKEQKVLVEGPLNNLRESLMQFSKPRKLVNTINPICVAPQGGRFMSTAMYDAREALIPGSAYDRSSAARGPSNMYFQTHDQIGMIGAGPGHMGAMNLPIPFNLVMPPMPPPGYLGQTNGPAAGRGALKGKVGRGGRQRNRGMGNHGTGQGNGPNSQASQDGSSQPFSQGPLTQGYISMSQPSQMSQPGLSQPELSQDSYLGDEFKSQIDVALSQDSTYQGERAYQHGGVTGLSQY